The DNA window TGGACAACATCTACATTCGAACTGATCCGGCAGGCAACATCAAACCAGATAAAGCAAAATCAACTGAAAAGATAGATGGCGTTGTCGCTACTATCATGGGATTGGATCGCGCCATTCGCAATGAAGACAGTGGTGACTCTGTTTATGATGGTCGAGGTCTATTAATGTTGTAATTACGAAAAACTTAAAGGAGTTGATGCCATGAGTCTATTTAATAAATTGTTCCATACCAATAAAGCTTCACCCAAAAACACCCTATCCAGCACCATGTCATTTTTCTTCGGCAGTTCGATGGCTGGCCAAAATGTGACCGAACGCACTGCAATGCAGAATACAGCGGTTTATGCTTGTGTGCGGGTCTTAGCGGAAGGATTAGCTGAACTACCACTCCATATTTATCAATACACCAGCGATGGTGGCAAACAGCGGGCAATTAACCACCCGCTTTATTTTTTGCTTCATGATGCGCCAAATCCAGAAATGACCAGTTTTATCTTTCGTGAAACCATGATGAACCATTTATTGCTGTGGGGTAACGCCTATGCACAAATCATTCGCAATGGTCAAGGCCAAATTACAGGGCTTTATCCGTTAATGCCAGACCGGATGGACGTCAATCGGGCCGCTAACGGTGAAATCTACTACACCTATAATCGCAACTACGATGATTACCAAGCAAAGAACAAATCAAAACAAGTTATTCTCTTATCCGATGAAGTTCTCCATATCGCAGGACTAGGCTTTGATGGTTTGATTGGCTACAGTCCCATTGCTATGGCTAAGAATGCGATTGGATTATCCATGGCTGCCGAACAATATGGAGCCACTTTCTTCAAAAATGATGCCACGCCTGGTGGTGTTCTCGAGCACCCTAATGTAGTCAAAGACCCTGAACGGCTTCGGAAAAGTTGGCAGTCACAATTTTCGGGATCTAATAATCACAGCATTGCTGTCTTGGAAGAAGGAATGACTTTTCACCAGCTTTCCATTCCACCTGACCAAGCACAGTTTCTAGATACGCGAAAATTTCAACTAGATGAGATTGCACGGATCTTTCGTGTACCACCACACATGGTTGGTGACCTGGATCGTTCCACCTTCTCAAACATTGAACAGCAGTCGCTCGAATTTGTGAAGTACACCTTGAACCCTTGGTGTGTCCGTTGGGAACAAGCGATGAACCAGCAATTACTTTCACCTGACGACCAGCAGAAATACTTCATCAAATTCAACGTTGATGGCTTGCTGCGCGGTGATTACGAAAGCCGCATGAATGGTTACGCAATTGGCCGACAAAACGGCTGGCTATCAGCTAATGATATTCGTGAACTGGAGGACCTCAACCGCATCCCAGCAAACGAAGGTGGTGATCAATACTTGGTTAACGGTAATATGCTACCACTCAACCAAGCTGGTAACTTCTATAGTTCTCAGCCATCTAAAGAAAGTGAGGAACCAAAAGAATGAAACGTTTCTGGAACTGGAGCGGTCCTCAAAATCAACGTGTCTTAACTATCAACGGTACGATTGCTGAAGATAGCTGGGTTGATGATGAAGTCACTCCCCAAGTATTTCAAGATGAATTAAGTCAAGGGAAAGGGCCAATCAATCTCTGGTTAAATTCTCCCGGTGGTGACTGTGTCGCTGCCAGTCGCATTTACACGATGCTAATGAATTATCCCGATGACGTGAACGTCAAAATTGACGGTATCGCTGCTTCAGCGGCATCAGTTATCGCCATGGCAGGAACAAAAGTTTCCATGGCTCCAACCGCGATGATCATGATCCATAATCCATTAACCATTGTTGGTGGACAAAAAGAAGATCTTGATCAAGCTGCACAGATGCTAGCTGAAACCAAAGAATCAATCATTAATGCCTATGAGCTTAAAACAAACCTACCCCGCGAGAAGATTTCAGCCATGATGGATGACGAAACCTGGATGAATGTCAATAAAGCGATTGAGTTGGGCTTTGCTGATGATATGCTAGGTCAAAATAAAGATATCACAGATTGTTATTCCTATTCGGATAAGCAATCGGATCTCGTTGTCCTCAATAAACTCAAACGAACAAGCCAAAATACTATCTCTGTAAAGTCGCTACAAAAGCGGCTTTCTTTGTTATCACACTAATTTTTAGGAGGACTTATCAATGAGTAAGATTACTGAATTACAAGAAAAGCGTGCCCGTATTTGGAAGCAAGCAAAGGATTTCCTGGATGCTAAGCAAAAGGAGTCGGATGTACTATCAGCCGAAGACAATGCCCGCTATGAAAAGATGGAGCAAGAAGTTGTCGACTTAGGTAAGGAAATCAATCGAAGGCACAAGCAGGCAGAAATTGAAGTGATACTGAACCAACCCACCAGTAAGGCCCTTACTAATTCCCCAACTGCTGATCAGCTACCAAAGAGCCAGGATGCTTATGCAAAAGATTTCTGGCAAATGATGCGTGGACATGCCGTCGTGGATGCTCTTAAGGAAGGTGCGGACCCCGATGGTGGTTTCTTAGTGCCCGACGAATTTGAAAACCAACTTATCCAAAAGTTGCAAGAAGCAAATGTCCTACGAACCATCAGCCATGTCATCCAAACCAACAGCGGTGAACACAAGATTCCGGTTGTTGCCAGCGAAGGAACAGCTGCTTGGCTTGAAGAAGAAGCAGCCTACACAGAGTCCAACACGCAATTTAGTCAGGTGTCACTAGGCGCCCATAAGTTAGGAACCCTAATCAAAGTGTCGGAAGAATTACTAAACGATTCCGCATTTGATTTGATGTCCTATCTCTCTGATGAATTTGGCCGCCGACTCGGTAATGCCGAAGAACAAGCCTTTTTAACCGGTACCGGTACTGGTCAACCTACTGGCATCTTAACTGACACTAATGGTGCTTCAGCCGGATCCACAGCTGCTAAGGCCGATACGTTAACTTTTGATGATTTGATCGACCTTTTCTATTCCTTAAAGGCGCCATACCGTCAAAATGCTGTCTTTTTGATGAACGATGACACTGTGAAGACCATCCGCAAGATGAAGGATAAGAATGACCAGTACATTTGGCAACCTTCCGTTCAGGCGGGCCAACCAGACCGAATTCTTAACTGTCCGGTTTACACTAGCCCATTCATGCCGACATTGGCTGCCGCCAATAAGCCGGTGCTTTTCGGTGACTTTAACTACTACTGGATTGCAGATCGACAAGGCCGAACTTTCAAACGTCTTAATGAGCTTTACGCCGTAACTGGTCAAGTTGGCTTCTTAGGATCACAACGAGTTGATGGCAAAGTCGTTCTACCAGAAGCAATTAAAACCTTGTCCATGGCTGCTAAGTAGAAAGGATTGATGAAATGTGGCTACTATTACTTTGGCCGAAACAAAAGCCTACCTGAGGGTAGATAACACTGTTGAGGATGACCTCATCACAAAGTTGATTGGATCGGCAACAGCTACGGTCGAGAATGTGCTTCGCCAACCACTATCAGCGTTTGATTCCCTCCCTGATGATATTCATACCGCGATTCTCTATACCGTGGCCTACCTTTACGAATATCGGGAAACCGCCGATTTTGATGCCATGATCAAATTTCTTCGAGCCATCTTGTCCCCTTACCGGAAGGAGGAATTTTAATGCAACAGCAAAACGAACGTATCAGTAAGATTGCTGATATTGGTGAGCTAGATCGCCGCATTACGCTGACGAAAAAGAAATATGTCGGCGAAAATCCTAATACTGGAATGTCGATGTACAAGGATGTTCGCTTAGGCGATGTGTGGGCAAAAGTTTCTGCTCTGCATGGTCAAGAATATTATACGGCGGTTACGGTCAAATTGGAAAAGCAATTGTCCTTTATTATTCGATATCGTGATGATATTGACGAAGAAACCAACATTTGGTTTGAAGGTCGTGGCTACAATATTGGCTTTATTGATGATGTCAAATATAACCATGAGTACTTGGAAATTAAGGCCGAGTATTCGAGAGGAGTTGATGATCCGAATGAAGACAACTAGTTTAACGGTAATTAATACTTGCTTTGGTGCAATTGGTGCTTTTCTCGGCTGGTTCTTAGGCGGGCTAGATGGTTTCTTATATGTTCTCTTGATTTTTATGGTCGTGGACTATATCACCGGAGTGCTTTGTGCCATTAATGAGCATAAGCTCTCCAGCGAGATTGGCTTTCGTGGGCTTACGCGCAAAGTATTAATCCTATTGTTAGTTGGCATTGCACATTGCCTTGATATTTACCTATTAAAGAATGGTTCAGCAATCCGTACCGCTACTATTTTCTTCTATATCTCTAATGAAGGTATTTCTCTATTAGAAAATATAAGCCGTCTGGGGCTACCCGTACCTGATAAATTGAAAAGTGTTCTCCAACAATTGCACGATAAGGACGATAATAACTAACTTTTACCTGTGGACTGCGGTCTGCAGGCTTTTTGTTGTTTCTATGGTAAAATATCATCAGGTCTGAAATGGTGGGTCGCTCCCAACATGGAAGGCTTAGTGATAAGGACATGGTCGCATCACCCTTCAACTATTCCTGATAACGCGAGGTGATGACTATGTTAATTTGGAAAGAATCGAGGACTCGGCATTACTGCCGCCATAGTTATCGTGGCAGTCGGCCAGTTGATCATTGACTGCGCCAAAGCCTACGCGATAATAAAAAAAGCCAACCATAACGGTTAGCTTCATCCTCGATCATTCCTGATCACGCTTGAGGGTAACGAGATGCAGCTCGTTGCTCTCTTTTCTTTTATTATGATAGCTGATCTATCCTATTTTTTCAACTTTTTAGCTGGCAGTTTTCTGTCAGCTTTTTTCTTTTACCATGGTTTACTTTTCGACCTCCGCTGGCTTATCAGTGGAGGTAATTAAGATGACAAAACAAGTTAAAGAAGTAACTCATCAACCACTGACGTCGATCAATACAACAATTTCGCAAAAGCAATTGCTAAATGACTTACATTATCGACAATCCAAACAGATCATCCAACATTTGCTGGATAAAGGGTTGATTTCGGCTGATCAATTTCAAAAGATTGACCAATTAAACAAGCAGTCCTTTCCACCACTATATAGTCCTGAATGTGTTGCTACATCAACGATCCAGAGCTAACATACCACACTGACGAAAGGAGGTTTGCCATGTCGACCATTACTAAAATTCAAGGTTATCACAATGATGTCAAGCAACTACGTGTGGCAGCCTACTGCCGAGTTTCTACTGACAATGTCGAACAGTTGGAAAGTCTGCAAAATCAGCGTGAGCATTATCAGGAGTACATTAGTCACCATCCCAATTGGCAACTTGCCAAAATCTACTATGATGAAGGCATTTCTGGCACTAAATTAACGAAACGGAATGCTTTAAAAGAATTACTGGTTGATTGTCGCAATAACCGGATTGACCTGATAGTAACCAAATCCATCAGTCGCTTATCACGAAATACGACTGATTGTTTACAAATTGTCCGTGAATTGCAACAGCTGAACATTCCGATCATTTTTGAAAAGGAACATCTTAATACTGGGGCAATGGCGAGTGAACTATTCTTGTCCATTCTCAGTAGTATCGCTCAGGATGAATCGCGCTCCACAGCTGGCAACTTACGCTGGGCAATTCGGCAGCGCTTTGCCAATGGTGAATTTAGAGTATCTTCTGCACCTTACGGTTATAAGCTTCGAGATGGCAACTTATTAATCTATCCAGCAGAAGCACGGACCGTGAAACATATTTTCCATAAATTTCTGACTGGCACTTCTGCCACGCAAATTGCTAAAGAGCTAAATGGACATCAAGTTGCTACCCAACGTGGCGGTCACTGGCGCAGTAATACGGTCCTTAACATTCTACGAAACATCAACTACACCGGTGACATGCTGTGCCAGAAAACTTATCGTGATGATCAATATCATCGCCATTTCAACCATGGTGAACTAGCCCAATACCTAATTGAAAACCATCATCCAAGTTTGATCAGTCACCAAGCCTTCGATCAAGCTCAGAAAATAATTAAGGAAAATGCGCAAAAGCGCCACATTGAAGTCGGTACTCACAAGTATCAGCAACATTATCCTTTCTCAGGAAAAATCATCTGTGGATATTGCAGTACCACCTTTAAGCGACAAACCAGACCTAATAAAATCTGTTGGGCATGTCAAAAGCACTTAAAGTCTGCCAAGCAATGCCCGATTAAAGCAATTAGTGAAGAAAGTTTGGAAGCCGCCTTCTGCAGCATGATGAATAAGTTAATCTTCAGCCAGAAGTTCCTACTGCAACCATTGCTTGAAGAACTACAAAATCAAGCTAATAGCAATTCCAATGGTGAATTAGGAAAATTGGCTGAGCAAATCAAAGCTAACGACCATAAGGCCGAAACGCTAACCCGATTGATGCAATCAGGGCTGCTCGACAAGGCCATTTATGTTAACCAAACGGCCAAACTAGAACAAGACACTTATCAATGCCGACAAAAGATCAAACTACTGAATAGTCAAAATACTGATTCAGCCAACGATTTTGAAGAAGTCAGGTCTTTACTGCGTTGGTGCCAGAAAGGGCAAACGCTAACCAGCTTTAATCCCAACTTATTTCAAACTTTTGCACAGCAAATCATTGTCAACGATCCGACTGAAGTGATTTTTAAACTCAAATGTGCCTTGGAATTAACTGAAAAACTAACCAAGAAAGCCGCAGTCTATCAACAATTCTACCGTGGCATCATTAAGCAACGGTTCAATGAACCAATCAAGCAAGCAGAATATCTGTACAGCATTATCGAAAGTGAAGGTGATTTAATTGGGTAAAGTACACATTATCCCAGCCCATCAGCAAAAAGGAAATAGCGTTCATCAACAGCAAAGTACTCGACCATTCGAGCAACTTCGTGTAGCAGCCTACTGTCGGGTTTCAACTGACTACGATGAGCAAGCTAGCTCCTACGAAACTCAGGTAGCTCACTACAAAGAGCTAATTCAAAAGGAACCAACCTGGGAATTTGCAGGTATCTATGCTGATGATGGAATCTCCGGAACCAACACCAAGAAACGGGAACAATTCAATAAAATGATTGCGGCCTGTAAAGCCGGTAAAATTGACTTAATTGTCACCAAGTCAATTAGCCGATTTGCTCGAAATACTATTGATTGCCTGAAGTATATCAGAGACTTAAAAGCCATCAATGTTGCAATCTTCTTTGAAAAAGAAAATATCAACACCATGGATGCCAAAGGTGAAGTGCTCATTACCATCATGGCATCGTTAGCCCAACAAGAAAGTGAGTCCTTATCGCAAAACGTTAAAATGGGGATTCAATACCGTTACCAACAAGGTAAAGTGTTTGTCAATCATAATCACTTCCTCGGTTACACTAAAGATGATCAGGGAAATCTAGTAATTGAACCAGAGGAAGCCAAGGTCATTAAACGGATCTTCTATAGCTACCTAAACGGAATGACTATGAAACAAATCGCCGATTCGCTCAAAGCTGATGGTATCTTGACCGGTGGCAAAACAAAAAATTGGCGCTCTAGCGGCGTGGCTAAAATACTTAAGAACGAGAAATATATGGGTGATGCTCTTCTGCAGAAAACCTACACTGTTGACTTTCTTAATAAAAAACGAGTGAAGAATGAAGGCATCATGCCCCAGTACTACGTGGAGAATGATCACCCGGCGATTATTCCTAAATCAGTATTTATGCAAGTACAGCAGATCATCAAACAACGGCGTAATGGGATTACCACAAAGAACGGCAAGCACCGACGGCTTAATGGCAAATATTGCTTCTCTCAAAAAGTATTTTGTGGTAAATGCGGTGACATTTTGCAACGGAATATGTGGTATCGGCCAGAGAAAGTAGCGGTCTGGCGCTGTGCTAGCCGGATAAGGAGAAGTAAAACTGGCCGGCGGTGTATGATCAGGAATGTCAAAGAGCCATTGCTAAAAGAAGCCACTGTTGAAGCATTCAATCAATTAATCGAAGGCCACGAGTTAGCCAGTAAGCAAATTAAAGCTAACATCATGAAGGTCATCAAGAACTCCAAAGGACCAACACTTGATCAAATCGACCACCAGCTGGAAAAAGTGCAGATGAAATTGATTCAAGCTGCCAGCCAACACCAGGATTGTGATGCGCTAACCCAACAAATTATGGACCTTCGCAAACAAAAAGAAAAAGTACAGAGTCGGGAAACTAATCAACAAGCCAAACTACACAACCTTGATGAAATCAACAAATTAGTCGAATTGCACAAGTATGGCTTAGTTGACTTTGATGAACAATTGGTTCGGCGCTTGGTAGAAAAAATTACCATCTTCCAACGTTACATGGAGTTTACGTTCAAAGATGGTGAAGTAATTAGAGTTAATATGTGAAAACTTGGGATATTCAGCACTCACTTATTTGAGTTGGGTGCTGTTTTTAGATTGTAGTTTTTTAATTTGGCAGATTGCAAGAAATAACAGCCCCGATGAAAAAAACTAATTTTAATATTCAAGTACTGGGGTTCTTACTTCATAGCAGGCAGTCAAAATTCATTAAACCAGCGTTGCACCCAGTGAATTCTTAAAATGGTCAAGCGCCCACTCCTGACCATGCTTGGTAAAGGTGGCGACCCCCTTAACCGGAATCGCAATCTGGTAGTTCAAATTATAGGCGGCAATTGCGGTGTGCAGGACACAGATATCGGTGCAAACACCTGCAATCCACAAGTTATCAATTTTTCGTTCCCGCAGGTAGTTATCAAGATTAGTATTTTGAAATGATGAATAGCGGTTCTTATTAAACTGGTAAACCCGGTCACTGGCCTGATGTTGTTCAAACCAGTCATTAACCTTGCCGTATAGCTGTTGACCAGGCGTACCGACCACGTTATGTGGCGGGAAGAGTTTAGCTTCTGGACTAAACCGGTCCCCACAATGGGCATCAGTCGGGAAAATTACGTAGTCGCCATTTTGGTAAAAACGGTTGGCCAGCTGAACCAAATAATCTTCTAATTCCTGCGCTGGCTTGCCACAAGTAAGCGCACCATTGTCAGCGACAAAATCGTTTGTATAATCAATAATTAATAATGCTTTAGTCATTGCTAACTCCTTATTTTTGTGCCTCATCAACCAGCTTTTGTTGCAAGTCAGCTAACCGCTTGGTTAAATAAACCGGGAAGCGGTCCGGATTAAGCAACCGCTTAGTAGCCGCCGGCAGCTGTGCTAATTCGGTCTGCGCAAAGTGCTGGATGGCAAAAGTGTCGGTTTCAATTGGCGCCGCTTTTCCCAGTGTCAAAACTTGCTTAAGCAGTGGCTTAGCAATGAAGTCGGTTAAAATCACTTTATTCCAGGTGACGTGAACATCAGCATTGATTGCCGCAATTTCGGTTCCAATCTGCTCGTCAGCCAGGGCAATTACATCGGCAACAGCGTGTTGGGGATCATGCTTATCGTAGAGCCGGTAAACCTGCTTATTCCCAGGGAGCGTAATCTTTTCGCGACTATTACTAATCTTGATCTTTGGCACCCATTTGCCATCATTTTCTAATGCCGACATTTTATAAACACCGCTTAATACTGGACTGGATGAACTGGTAATTAGTCGCTCACCGATCCCAAAGTTATCCAGTGGTGCCCCTTCATCAAGCAATGACTTAATAATGTGGGCATCAAGGGCGTTTGAAGCAGTAATCTTAGCGTTGGTAAAACCAGCCTCGTCCATCATCTTCCGGGCCTTGGTTGCCAACTGGGCAATATCACCAGAATCGATGCGGATACCAACCGGTTCGTGGCCAGCTGCCCGCAATTCCTTAAAGACTTTAATTGCGTTCGGTACCCCAGAGTTAACCACATCGTAGGTATCAACTAACAGGGCAGCATTGTCAGGGTAAATTTTGGCCCAGGCACGAAAGGCCGTTAATTCATCAGGAAAGCTTTCAATCCAGGCGTGGGCCATCGTCCCCGCCGCCGGAAGGTTAAACAGCTTGGCAGCTAGCACATTGGAGGTACTACTGCACCCACCAATAATGGCAGCCCGCGCACCATATATTGCGGCATCAGGCCCCTGCGCCCGTCGTGCACCAAATTCCATTACTGGGCGTCCGCCAGTAACGCTGGTGATCTGCCATGTCTTTGTTGCAATCAATGATTGGTGGTTAATGATGTTTAAGATCAGGGTTTCGAGAAGTTGGACATCAATTAGTGGGCCACTAATACTAAGGATTGGTTCCTGTGGGAAGACTGGCGTGCCTTCTGGGATTGCCTTAATTGAGCAGCGGTTGTGAGCTGCCGTCAGGTAAAAGAGAAAGTCGTCACTAAAGTGGTTAAGGGACCGCAGATAAGCAATGTCATCAGTTGAAAAGTGCCAGTTCTTAACTTCATCAATTACTTGCATCAATCCAGCACTAATCACAAAACTGCCATCATCGGGCGCCTTACGGTAAAAGACGTCGAAGCGCGCCTGCTTATCGTGGGGAAGTGTTTGATAATAACCGTTGGCCATTGAAAACTCATACATGTCGGTTAATAATTCATGCTTCATTATTAAATAACTCCTAACAAATTTAGGTAAAAAAAACTTTAACTACCGCAAAAAATAAAAGTATATTGAACTTTTATTATCACTGATTGTAGCACTTTTATTTTTAGACGCAAGGTAGTACCAGTTTAAATAACTTTGGTGGCCGGCCTGACCGCTTTGTTGCGGCGGTACCAACTTCCTTAAACAGTTTTTGGTGGGTCTTTTTAAAATTAGAATTATCA is part of the Limosilactobacillus reuteri genome and encodes:
- a CDS encoding phage portal protein, which gives rise to MSLFNKLFHTNKASPKNTLSSTMSFFFGSSMAGQNVTERTAMQNTAVYACVRVLAEGLAELPLHIYQYTSDGGKQRAINHPLYFLLHDAPNPEMTSFIFRETMMNHLLLWGNAYAQIIRNGQGQITGLYPLMPDRMDVNRAANGEIYYTYNRNYDDYQAKNKSKQVILLSDEVLHIAGLGFDGLIGYSPIAMAKNAIGLSMAAEQYGATFFKNDATPGGVLEHPNVVKDPERLRKSWQSQFSGSNNHSIAVLEEGMTFHQLSIPPDQAQFLDTRKFQLDEIARIFRVPPHMVGDLDRSTFSNIEQQSLEFVKYTLNPWCVRWEQAMNQQLLSPDDQQKYFIKFNVDGLLRGDYESRMNGYAIGRQNGWLSANDIRELEDLNRIPANEGGDQYLVNGNMLPLNQAGNFYSSQPSKESEEPKE
- a CDS encoding head maturation protease, ClpP-related, with product MKRFWNWSGPQNQRVLTINGTIAEDSWVDDEVTPQVFQDELSQGKGPINLWLNSPGGDCVAASRIYTMLMNYPDDVNVKIDGIAASAASVIAMAGTKVSMAPTAMIMIHNPLTIVGGQKEDLDQAAQMLAETKESIINAYELKTNLPREKISAMMDDETWMNVNKAIELGFADDMLGQNKDITDCYSYSDKQSDLVVLNKLKRTSQNTISVKSLQKRLSLLSH
- a CDS encoding phage major capsid protein, producing MSKITELQEKRARIWKQAKDFLDAKQKESDVLSAEDNARYEKMEQEVVDLGKEINRRHKQAEIEVILNQPTSKALTNSPTADQLPKSQDAYAKDFWQMMRGHAVVDALKEGADPDGGFLVPDEFENQLIQKLQEANVLRTISHVIQTNSGEHKIPVVASEGTAAWLEEEAAYTESNTQFSQVSLGAHKLGTLIKVSEELLNDSAFDLMSYLSDEFGRRLGNAEEQAFLTGTGTGQPTGILTDTNGASAGSTAAKADTLTFDDLIDLFYSLKAPYRQNAVFLMNDDTVKTIRKMKDKNDQYIWQPSVQAGQPDRILNCPVYTSPFMPTLAAANKPVLFGDFNYYWIADRQGRTFKRLNELYAVTGQVGFLGSQRVDGKVVLPEAIKTLSMAAK
- a CDS encoding head-tail connector protein; the encoded protein is MATITLAETKAYLRVDNTVEDDLITKLIGSATATVENVLRQPLSAFDSLPDDIHTAILYTVAYLYEYRETADFDAMIKFLRAILSPYRKEEF
- a CDS encoding phage head closure protein, giving the protein MQQQNERISKIADIGELDRRITLTKKKYVGENPNTGMSMYKDVRLGDVWAKVSALHGQEYYTAVTVKLEKQLSFIIRYRDDIDEETNIWFEGRGYNIGFIDDVKYNHEYLEIKAEYSRGVDDPNEDN
- a CDS encoding phage holin family protein is translated as MKTTSLTVINTCFGAIGAFLGWFLGGLDGFLYVLLIFMVVDYITGVLCAINEHKLSSEIGFRGLTRKVLILLLVGIAHCLDIYLLKNGSAIRTATIFFYISNEGISLLENISRLGLPVPDKLKSVLQQLHDKDDNN
- a CDS encoding SHOCT domain-containing protein — encoded protein: MTKQVKEVTHQPLTSINTTISQKQLLNDLHYRQSKQIIQHLLDKGLISADQFQKIDQLNKQSFPPLYSPECVATSTIQS
- a CDS encoding recombinase family protein gives rise to the protein MSTITKIQGYHNDVKQLRVAAYCRVSTDNVEQLESLQNQREHYQEYISHHPNWQLAKIYYDEGISGTKLTKRNALKELLVDCRNNRIDLIVTKSISRLSRNTTDCLQIVRELQQLNIPIIFEKEHLNTGAMASELFLSILSSIAQDESRSTAGNLRWAIRQRFANGEFRVSSAPYGYKLRDGNLLIYPAEARTVKHIFHKFLTGTSATQIAKELNGHQVATQRGGHWRSNTVLNILRNINYTGDMLCQKTYRDDQYHRHFNHGELAQYLIENHHPSLISHQAFDQAQKIIKENAQKRHIEVGTHKYQQHYPFSGKIICGYCSTTFKRQTRPNKICWACQKHLKSAKQCPIKAISEESLEAAFCSMMNKLIFSQKFLLQPLLEELQNQANSNSNGELGKLAEQIKANDHKAETLTRLMQSGLLDKAIYVNQTAKLEQDTYQCRQKIKLLNSQNTDSANDFEEVRSLLRWCQKGQTLTSFNPNLFQTFAQQIIVNDPTEVIFKLKCALELTEKLTKKAAVYQQFYRGIIKQRFNEPIKQAEYLYSIIESEGDLIG
- a CDS encoding recombinase family protein, encoding MGKVHIIPAHQQKGNSVHQQQSTRPFEQLRVAAYCRVSTDYDEQASSYETQVAHYKELIQKEPTWEFAGIYADDGISGTNTKKREQFNKMIAACKAGKIDLIVTKSISRFARNTIDCLKYIRDLKAINVAIFFEKENINTMDAKGEVLITIMASLAQQESESLSQNVKMGIQYRYQQGKVFVNHNHFLGYTKDDQGNLVIEPEEAKVIKRIFYSYLNGMTMKQIADSLKADGILTGGKTKNWRSSGVAKILKNEKYMGDALLQKTYTVDFLNKKRVKNEGIMPQYYVENDHPAIIPKSVFMQVQQIIKQRRNGITTKNGKHRRLNGKYCFSQKVFCGKCGDILQRNMWYRPEKVAVWRCASRIRRSKTGRRCMIRNVKEPLLKEATVEAFNQLIEGHELASKQIKANIMKVIKNSKGPTLDQIDHQLEKVQMKLIQAASQHQDCDALTQQIMDLRKQKEKVQSRETNQQAKLHNLDEINKLVELHKYGLVDFDEQLVRRLVEKITIFQRYMEFTFKDGEVIRVNM
- a CDS encoding cysteine hydrolase family protein; this translates as MTKALLIIDYTNDFVADNGALTCGKPAQELEDYLVQLANRFYQNGDYVIFPTDAHCGDRFSPEAKLFPPHNVVGTPGQQLYGKVNDWFEQHQASDRVYQFNKNRYSSFQNTNLDNYLRERKIDNLWIAGVCTDICVLHTAIAAYNLNYQIAIPVKGVATFTKHGQEWALDHFKNSLGATLV
- a CDS encoding nicotinate phosphoribosyltransferase is translated as MKHELLTDMYEFSMANGYYQTLPHDKQARFDVFYRKAPDDGSFVISAGLMQVIDEVKNWHFSTDDIAYLRSLNHFSDDFLFYLTAAHNRCSIKAIPEGTPVFPQEPILSISGPLIDVQLLETLILNIINHQSLIATKTWQITSVTGGRPVMEFGARRAQGPDAAIYGARAAIIGGCSSTSNVLAAKLFNLPAAGTMAHAWIESFPDELTAFRAWAKIYPDNAALLVDTYDVVNSGVPNAIKVFKELRAAGHEPVGIRIDSGDIAQLATKARKMMDEAGFTNAKITASNALDAHIIKSLLDEGAPLDNFGIGERLITSSSSPVLSGVYKMSALENDGKWVPKIKISNSREKITLPGNKQVYRLYDKHDPQHAVADVIALADEQIGTEIAAINADVHVTWNKVILTDFIAKPLLKQVLTLGKAAPIETDTFAIQHFAQTELAQLPAATKRLLNPDRFPVYLTKRLADLQQKLVDEAQK